In the Clarias gariepinus isolate MV-2021 ecotype Netherlands chromosome 10, CGAR_prim_01v2, whole genome shotgun sequence genome, TGCTTCATtagttttaaatgttaagaaaaTACTATAATTCTATCTAGCAGGTGAGACTCACACAATGGCCTGTAGGTGGCAGCTGCTGCTGGTCCTCCAGTAGGTCACAATGTTCTTTAGTGGGATCCTCACTTTAGTTGTGTTTGAACAGCAGGTTTTCATGACGTCAGTACTAGAAGTAgctgattaaagaaaaaaactattattattattatcataaatcAAACTATTAGCTACACTATAAATGTGTTCACTACAGAGTGATGTAAGACTCACCACTAGACACCAGATACAGAGAGCTGAGCGACAGCAGAAGCAGCAGAGCCGTCAGGTTCCTCATTCTAGCAGAACGTCTGATTTCACACAGAGACGGAGCGGAGTGAGAGTTCCAGATCCAGGAGAGACGAGTCGAGTGATGGATGCTGGAGGAGTGAGAGTCTCTCCATCCTATATAtacactgagtgtgtgtgtgtgtgtgtgtgtgtgtgtgtgtgtgtgtgtgtgtgtgtgttggggagaTTTTCCTTCTGTTTCTCAGTACTGAGTTTCCTGTTGCAGTATAATttgcttccttttctttttttcttttccctgaaTGTTTGTTCCAAGCAGAATCTTTTCTGTTTGCAGAATTAGTTGTAAAATGATgatgtgatttttattattttgtcaaaTAGATTCAAAATAGATAAACATGCATTTCTCAGATCctaatttaaaatactttactacgtacaacaacaacaactaataaGAGATTTAATACACCAAAATATGATAGTGTGAAGTATAAACTGAAGTGTGATATCattatacatttcttttatagATATTAGATtggatattatatataaatttatcttTAACTGAAAGCTTATGTTGTATGTTGAGCCATAAAGTGTGTTTAGACAATTTCATGTATTTGTACATAAAATTGTTTACaaacgtactgtatatataatatactataaacCTCCTAAAGGAGCTTTTATAGAAGGGTTAGTGGTTGgtactgtcgctttgcacctccagggtctgggttcaattcccagctaGGTT is a window encoding:
- the LOC128532196 gene encoding regakine-1-like, coding for MRNLTALLLLLSLSSLYLVSSATSSTDVMKTCCSNTTKVRIPLKNIVTYWRTSSSCHLQAIVFQMLNKVQNTTRTVCVDPTAVWVDSHMRKVDLKNKVGVTAKL